From Penicillium psychrofluorescens genome assembly, chromosome: 1, one genomic window encodes:
- a CDS encoding uncharacterized protein (ID:PFLUO_001054-T1.cds;~source:funannotate) — translation MDPSYKARKEAFVSNLSGSSILEINAVTLVASTSVLLWSALQSRLSFFASDSPAALVADFLLNVLAILFATTAYSSAPWLLNILLVSPVLFLVLTPSPARTKKAKPPRKSTATATANDDVQGKAASLPIHPFLTTYRAAMMIVTCVAILAVDFPVFPRRFAKVENWGTSLMDLGVGSFVFSAGVVSARAVLKGRDSRSARPALPKRLIGSARHAVPLIVLGLIRLWSVKGLDYAEHVTEYGVHWNFFFTLGLLPPFVEIFDSLTAVIPSYEVLALASAALYQVALESTDLKGYILVSPRGPDLLSKNREGVFSFIGYLAIFLAGRGAGIRVIPRGISSSNNPQQARKSVLTSLVLQALFWSTLFFFNSTYAFGYGANIIVSRRLANMPYVLWVSAFNSAQLFLFCLTETIFFPWVHRSSGKDGEAERASFATSKIMHAFNRGGLGIFLIANLLTGAVNLGVRTLDIQTPQAMGILVGYAAVVTGVALAMDRYNIRLAL, via the exons ATGGACCCGAGCTACAAGGCTCGCAAGGAAGCCTTCGTCTCGAACCTTTCGGGAAGCTCCATCCTAGAAATCAATGCCGTCACCCTCGTCGCTTCG ACATCTGTCCTTCTCTGGTCCGCGCTCCAATCCCGGTTGTCCTTCTTCGCATCCGATAGCCCTGCTGCCCTCGTAGCGGACTTCCTTCTCAATGTCCTAGCTATCTTGTTTGCAACAACGGCATATTCGTCGGCGCCGTGGCTGCTGaacatcctcctcgtctcCCCCGTTCTATTCCTCGTTTTGACGCCATCCCCCGCACGTACCAAAAAAGCCAAACCTCCACGCAAgtccacggccacggccacggcaAATGATGATGTTCAAGGAAAGGCAGCGTCCCTGCCCATCCACCCCTTCCTGACGACATATCGCGCCGCCATGATGATCGTCACCTGTGTCGCCATTCTGGCGGTCGACTTCCCCGTGTTCCCGCGTCGTTTCGCCAAGGTCGAGAACTGGGGCACATCTCTCATGGATTTGGGTGTCGGCTCATTTGTGTTTTCGGCCGGTGTGGTCTCTGCTCGTGCGGTTTTGAAAGGTCGTGATTCGCGATCGGCCCGGCCAGCTCTGCCCAAGAGACTGATCGGATCTGCTCGGCATGCAGTCCCTCTCATTGTGTTGGGTCTGATCCGGCTCTGGAGTGTCAAGGGACTTGACTATGCGGAACACGTCACCGAATACGGCGTGCATTGGAACTTTTTCTTCACGCTCGGCTTGTTGCCCCCATTTGTGGAGATCTTTGATTCTTTGACCGCGGTCATTCCGTCCTACGAGGTTCTAGCGCTTGCCAGTGCAGCACTCTATCAGGTCGCCTTGGAATCAACCGACCTCAAGGGCTACATCCTCGTCTCTCCTCGGGGTCCAGATCTGTTATCGAAGAACCGCGAGGGCGTCTTCTCGTTCATTGGATActtggccatcttccttGCCGGCCGGGGAGCTGGAATTCGCGTTATCCCTCGTGGAATATCGTCCTCCAACAACCCTCAGCAGGCGCGCAAATCCGTACTGACAAGCTTGGTGCTCCAGGCCTTGTTTTGGTCCACCTTGTTCTTTTTCAATTCCACCTACGCCTTTGGCTACGGCGCCAACATTATCGTGTCGCGCCGGCTGGCCAATATGCCGTATGTGCTCTGGGTTTCGGCGTTCAACAGCGCCCAGCTGTTCTTATTCTGCCTGACCGAGACTATCTTCTTTCCGTGGGTTCACCGGTCGTCCGGGAAAGACGGCGAGGCAGAGCGCGCCTCTTTTGCGACCAGCAAGATCATGCACGCGTTCAATCGCGGTGGTCTTGGAATTTTTCTCATTGCAAACCTGCTGACAGGCGCAGTGAACTTGGGCGTACGGACTTTGGATATCCAAACGCCACAGGCTATGGGCATCTTGGTGGGCTATGCCGCGGTCGTGACTGGTGTCGCGCTGGCAATGGACCGGTATAATATTCGCTTAGCCTTGTAA